Proteins encoded in a region of the Kryptolebias marmoratus isolate JLee-2015 linkage group LG14, ASM164957v2, whole genome shotgun sequence genome:
- the tmem267 gene encoding transmembrane protein 267, with protein MQGFYSKLDSSSSSSPLLGVGLGGEGAHVPLSLAVEAEKAQALLQTFSSPSLLASAGLGMFCVVADHTLQLSAVQHHLWLRAVLDNATHGLVGLWSWAVVIGLRKRSDLYEVLLAGLLASIIDLDHFYMAGSLSLKAAVSLPHRPPLHCSSLIPVICLTLRFLMWIGRLKDSWCSLPWMLFISMTTHHVRDAVRHGLWVCPFGNTAPIPYWLYVSTTATLPHLCSVLMYLTGTRDVISTKHGVAIDV; from the exons ATGCAAGGATTCTACTCCAAGCTCGactcgtcctcgtcctcgtccccCTTGCTGGGGGTGGGCCTCGGGGGCGAAGGCGCTCATGTACCTCTCAGCCTGGCCGTGGAGGCGGAGAAAGCCCAGGCCCTCCTGCAGACATTCAGCTCGCCCTCCTTGTTGGCTTCAGCGGGGCTCGGGATGTTCTGCGTGGTGGCGGACCACACGCTTCAGCTGTCTGCCGTTCAGCACCACCTGTGGCTGCGCGCCGTCTTGGACAATGCCACGCACGGATTGGTAGGGCTGTGGTCGTGGGCGGTTGTGATTGGACTGAGGAAAAGGAGTGATTTGTATGAGGTGCTGCTGGCAGGGCTTCTGGCATCAATCATAGACCTCGACCACTTCTACATGGCTGGATCTCTCTCACTCAAG GCTGCCGTCTCGCTGCCTCATCGTCCCCCCCTCCACTGCTCTTCTCTCATCCCTGTCATCTGCCTCACCCTCCGCTTCCTCATGTGGATCGGCCGCCTCAAAGATTCTTGGTGCTCCCTGCCGTGGATGCTTTTCATTTCCATGACGACGCACCACGTCCGGGACGCCGTGCGCCACGGCCTGTGGGTTTGCCCGTTCGGCAACACCGCTCCCATCCCCTACTGGCTGTACGTGAGCACCACGGCAACGCTTCCTCACCTGTGCTCAGTACTCA